In the Pseudanabaena sp. PCC 7367 genome, one interval contains:
- a CDS encoding methyl-accepting chemotaxis protein, with amino-acid sequence MASSTQQQKDYDRASLAYMQGDYERAMDLSQQLVGACPDEPTYRLLHGHVNLVLEQYQDAIAEYQAVLNLTEDTQLVENASICMSTASERLNQSATGEVNADYGDDNNEYNLASEDQSQPDEEYSSPFATPGDDFNFSGMDFDDTFAFDNAQQMPQVATNLQANRGTNLQAGGMAPPDNASPPSDFNDVAEFDQLGDGDDFNFDDINIADDMENFDYAADTQMAGNNAAEMFDPGTGIGGDEFIDEFDDFDEIGDLAATFPGSFDESDATQMVTGGESSGFNTSASAVDFGMSGSLGAEPLMGQGDPSGGFGQSLPDSEAELFGLSSGAPLGTSKPSVSESSSSSIEASDQGMLSFFDNMSLPQKNVITAIVSGGVAAIAAAFVFNISVARIPVEKEAKQSIQLGGVAMAGAAFLGGAGMALFAGSRTTRQVKRSSDNLQAQFESVMHGEMNPRAAVYADDEFGKLSSTFNQMIQTIIASTTEAQRKAEEQEQAKEDLQRQVIRLLDDVEGAARGDLTVQAEVTADVLGAVADSFNLTIQNLREIVQQVKTAAKQVSEAAKENESFARSLSSDALRQAEELSVTLNSVQMMTESIQRVADSAREAEDVAQLASQTALKGGEAVELTMAGILDIRETVAETTRKVKRLGESSQEISKIVGLISQIASRTNLLALNASIEAARAGDAGRGFAIVADEVRQLADRAAKASKEIEQIVLQIQSETGTVQQAMDLGTQQVIDGTKRAEQARQSLNDIIQVSQRIDELVRSITEDTIRQTETSRTVAQVMQSVELTAQETSQESQRVSASLQNLVGVARGLQESVERFRVESDKSGAGRA; translated from the coding sequence ATGGCATCTAGCACTCAACAACAGAAGGACTACGATCGAGCCTCACTAGCATATATGCAAGGTGACTATGAGCGTGCCATGGATCTGTCACAGCAGCTAGTCGGCGCATGTCCAGATGAGCCCACCTATCGATTGCTGCATGGCCATGTCAATCTGGTGTTGGAACAATATCAAGATGCGATCGCAGAGTATCAAGCTGTGCTGAATCTAACTGAAGATACGCAGCTAGTTGAAAACGCTAGCATTTGTATGTCCACAGCCAGCGAGCGGCTCAATCAATCGGCAACAGGCGAAGTAAATGCTGATTATGGTGACGACAACAACGAATATAACTTAGCCAGCGAAGACCAGTCCCAACCAGACGAGGAGTACAGCAGTCCATTTGCCACACCTGGCGATGACTTCAACTTCAGCGGCATGGACTTTGATGATACGTTTGCCTTCGATAATGCCCAGCAAATGCCCCAGGTGGCCACCAACCTCCAGGCCAATCGGGGCACTAACCTACAAGCGGGTGGCATGGCTCCGCCAGACAATGCCTCGCCCCCCAGCGACTTTAATGATGTAGCTGAATTTGACCAACTTGGTGATGGTGATGATTTCAACTTTGATGACATCAATATCGCCGATGATATGGAAAACTTTGACTATGCCGCTGACACACAGATGGCTGGTAATAACGCCGCTGAGATGTTTGATCCAGGCACAGGCATTGGCGGTGATGAATTTATTGATGAATTTGATGACTTTGACGAAATTGGCGATCTAGCCGCAACCTTCCCTGGCTCATTCGATGAATCTGATGCGACCCAAATGGTGACTGGTGGTGAGTCCAGTGGTTTTAATACCTCAGCCTCAGCGGTTGACTTTGGCATGTCTGGCTCCCTGGGGGCGGAGCCATTGATGGGGCAGGGCGATCCGAGTGGTGGGTTTGGCCAATCGTTGCCAGATTCAGAAGCTGAGTTGTTTGGGCTTAGTAGTGGTGCACCGCTGGGTACTTCTAAGCCATCGGTGAGTGAATCCTCCAGCAGCAGCATAGAAGCAAGCGATCAGGGCATGCTTTCGTTCTTCGATAACATGTCACTGCCCCAGAAAAATGTGATTACAGCAATTGTTTCCGGTGGTGTGGCAGCGATCGCTGCAGCTTTTGTGTTTAACATTTCAGTGGCACGCATCCCTGTTGAGAAGGAAGCCAAGCAAAGTATTCAACTTGGCGGAGTTGCCATGGCAGGGGCGGCCTTTCTTGGTGGAGCGGGAATGGCCTTGTTTGCAGGCTCGCGGACTACCCGTCAGGTGAAGCGATCGAGCGATAACTTGCAAGCCCAGTTTGAGTCGGTGATGCATGGGGAGATGAATCCCAGGGCTGCGGTTTATGCCGATGATGAATTTGGCAAGCTGTCTTCGACGTTTAACCAAATGATTCAAACGATCATTGCCAGCACCACCGAAGCACAGCGCAAAGCAGAAGAGCAAGAACAAGCCAAGGAAGACCTCCAACGCCAGGTGATCCGCCTCCTGGATGATGTAGAAGGTGCGGCGCGAGGTGACTTGACCGTGCAGGCCGAGGTGACCGCTGATGTACTAGGAGCCGTAGCTGACTCGTTTAATCTCACCATTCAAAACCTGCGCGAGATTGTGCAACAGGTGAAAACCGCTGCCAAGCAGGTGAGTGAGGCGGCCAAAGAAAATGAAAGTTTTGCCCGTAGTTTGTCGTCTGATGCGCTCAGACAAGCAGAAGAACTGAGTGTGACTCTAAACTCGGTGCAAATGATGACCGAATCGATTCAGCGGGTGGCAGATAGCGCCCGTGAAGCTGAGGATGTAGCTCAACTGGCTTCGCAAACTGCCCTTAAAGGCGGCGAGGCAGTGGAACTGACGATGGCTGGGATTCTGGACATTCGAGAAACAGTGGCAGAAACTACCCGTAAGGTGAAACGGCTGGGTGAATCATCGCAGGAAATTTCTAAGATTGTGGGTTTGATTTCCCAGATTGCCTCCCGTACCAACTTGCTGGCGCTTAATGCTAGTATTGAGGCGGCCAGGGCAGGAGATGCCGGACGGGGCTTTGCGATCGTGGCTGATGAGGTGCGGCAGCTAGCCGATCGTGCCGCCAAAGCATCCAAGGAAATTGAACAAATTGTGTTGCAAATCCAGAGTGAGACTGGTACGGTGCAGCAAGCAATGGACTTGGGTACGCAGCAGGTAATCGATGGTACCAAACGGGCTGAACAGGCCAGACAGTCGCTAAATGATATTATTCAGGTATCGCAGCGGATTGACGAACTGGTGCGATCGATTACGGAAGATACGATCCGGCAAACCGAAACGTCCCGTACTGTGGCACAGGTTATGCAATCGGTTGAGTTGACCGCCCAAGAAACATCGCAAGAATCACAACGGGTGTCGGCCTCACTCCAAAATCTGGTGGGGGTTGCCCGTGGCTTGCAAGAATCGGTGGAACGTTTCCGAGTTGAATCAGATAAGTCCGGGGCTGGGCGCGCCTAA
- a CDS encoding chemotaxis protein CheW: MVGNPDFLLGNSPGQDPEFQEEIGAPEGELHLRFFTASGLEFALPATGIKEVIEYPPDRINPMPNVSPLILGTINIRGRVVWVGDLGQFLGESAPVNTDRSEVSIIAIEDQGLLLGLAIEKIGVMAWLDPDKLKVSRNSPDSMAPFLKGEWLIEPDEMSLRLLDHVNISRSARWAS; the protein is encoded by the coding sequence ATGGTCGGAAATCCAGACTTTTTACTTGGGAATAGCCCAGGCCAAGACCCTGAGTTCCAAGAGGAAATTGGTGCACCTGAGGGTGAGTTGCACTTACGGTTCTTTACGGCCTCAGGGCTGGAATTTGCCCTGCCAGCAACGGGGATCAAAGAGGTGATCGAATATCCACCCGATCGCATAAATCCAATGCCCAATGTTTCCCCGCTAATATTGGGTACTATTAATATAAGAGGCAGGGTGGTTTGGGTTGGCGATCTCGGTCAGTTTTTAGGTGAATCAGCACCAGTCAATACCGATCGCTCAGAAGTTTCTATTATTGCGATCGAAGACCAGGGGCTACTATTGGGGCTGGCAATTGAAAAGATTGGTGTAATGGCCTGGCTAGATCCTGATAAATTAAAAGTTTCCAGAAATAGTCCTGACAGTATGGCTCCTTTTTTGAAAGGTGAGTGGCTGATCGAGCCAGACGAGATGTCATTGAGACTTTTAGATCATGTAAACATATCACGATCGGCGCGTTGGGCATCTTAG
- a CDS encoding response regulator transcription factor → MNMVLVVEDSITQRQMITNLLRDSGLRVVSAGDGVEALSQVANDRPDLVVLDIVMPRMNGYEVCRRLKQDPETQLVPVVMCSSKGEEFDRYWGMRQGADAYIAKPFQPQELVGTVKQLLRNQ, encoded by the coding sequence ATGAATATGGTTCTGGTAGTTGAAGATAGTATTACGCAGCGGCAAATGATCACCAACCTACTCCGCGATAGCGGTTTAAGGGTGGTCAGTGCTGGGGATGGAGTTGAAGCATTATCGCAAGTAGCCAACGATCGACCAGATCTGGTGGTGCTCGATATTGTGATGCCACGCATGAATGGTTATGAGGTATGCCGCAGACTCAAACAAGATCCTGAAACCCAACTGGTGCCTGTGGTGATGTGTTCTTCCAAGGGTGAAGAATTCGATCGCTATTGGGGGATGCGCCAAGGCGCTGATGCTTATATTGCCAAGCCATTTCAACCCCAAGAACTGGTCGGAACGGTAAAGCAACTCTTGCGCAATCAATAG